A stretch of the Symmachiella macrocystis genome encodes the following:
- the hisH gene encoding imidazole glycerol phosphate synthase subunit HisH: protein MITIVDYGMGNLRSVQKACERVGIDARVSSDRGEIATAEKLILPGVGAFRDAIAELHKQELVQPILAHIAADRPFLGICLGLQMLLEISHEDGRYDGLAVIPGEVVRFPDFEELKVPHMGWNRLKVSGEQPLLAGIPDDAYFYFVHSYYVAPQDQSVVAATSDYGIDFVSMIARGNMFATQFHPEKSQKVGLRLLKNFAEL from the coding sequence ATGATTACCATCGTTGATTACGGAATGGGCAACCTACGGAGCGTGCAAAAGGCGTGTGAGCGCGTGGGGATTGACGCGCGCGTCTCATCGGACCGCGGCGAAATTGCTACGGCGGAAAAACTAATTCTGCCGGGAGTCGGCGCCTTTCGCGATGCCATCGCAGAACTACACAAACAGGAATTGGTCCAGCCGATTCTGGCCCACATTGCCGCCGACCGGCCTTTTCTGGGGATTTGCCTGGGACTGCAGATGCTGCTTGAGATCAGCCACGAAGATGGCCGTTACGACGGATTGGCTGTCATCCCCGGCGAAGTGGTCCGCTTTCCCGATTTCGAGGAACTCAAGGTGCCCCACATGGGGTGGAATCGGCTGAAGGTCTCCGGCGAGCAACCGCTGTTGGCGGGGATTCCCGACGATGCCTATTTCTACTTCGTGCACAGCTACTACGTCGCCCCGCAGGACCAATCGGTCGTGGCCGCCACGAGCGACTACGGAATCGACTTTGTCTCAATGATCGCGCGAGGCAATATGTTCGCCACGCAATTCCACCCCGAGAAAAGTCAAAAGGTCGGATTGCGACTGCTGAAAAATTTCGCCGAACTCTAA
- a CDS encoding outer membrane protein assembly factor BamB family protein, with product MFVKSAILGCLLSTALVGSARADNWPGWRGPGRNGVSAESELPTEWSETTGIRWKTAVPGSGISNPIVWDDRVIVTASDGPQQADLHIICYATDDGRELWHQRLWGTAPTRYHANKSSMASPAAVTDGNHVFAFFGTGDVFCTDMEGQLQWQRSLANEYGQFENRFAASSSPLLYQDTVIVQCDHYGDSYVIALDQKTGANRWKRDRPEAWLSWASPQLILLGNGQHELIVSGSHKVDAFDPTTGEPLWTVNGMSRECIPTPVFGDGSLYVVSGPKSPTMAIRPGGRGDVTETHVRWRNTRGAPFVPSAILVGERYYLVDDAGIATCLNGTDGKRVWQKRLSGAFTASPVAGDQKIYFTNERGETTVIAAAKRGYKRLALNSVGEPVFASPAISQGCLFMRTNRHLLCIDGRGDDDQ from the coding sequence ATGTTTGTGAAATCTGCAATTCTAGGATGCCTGTTGAGCACCGCTCTGGTCGGCAGCGCCAGGGCCGATAACTGGCCCGGATGGCGGGGGCCGGGTCGTAACGGGGTTTCGGCGGAAAGTGAACTGCCCACCGAATGGTCCGAGACGACCGGCATTCGTTGGAAAACAGCTGTGCCGGGGTCGGGGATCTCCAATCCGATTGTCTGGGATGACCGCGTGATCGTGACAGCTTCGGACGGCCCGCAACAGGCGGACTTGCATATCATTTGTTATGCGACCGACGACGGACGCGAATTGTGGCATCAACGTTTATGGGGCACCGCTCCTACGCGGTATCACGCCAACAAAAGCAGCATGGCCAGTCCGGCCGCCGTCACGGATGGCAATCACGTCTTCGCGTTTTTCGGTACGGGCGATGTTTTTTGCACTGACATGGAGGGGCAATTGCAGTGGCAGCGGTCGCTGGCGAACGAATATGGACAATTCGAAAATCGCTTCGCTGCCTCAAGTTCTCCGCTGTTATATCAAGACACGGTCATCGTGCAGTGCGATCACTATGGCGACTCCTACGTCATCGCGCTGGATCAAAAAACGGGGGCCAATCGCTGGAAGCGCGATCGTCCGGAAGCGTGGTTATCGTGGGCTTCGCCGCAATTGATCCTGCTTGGCAACGGCCAACACGAATTGATCGTATCGGGATCGCACAAAGTCGATGCGTTTGATCCCACGACTGGCGAACCCTTGTGGACGGTGAACGGCATGAGCCGCGAGTGCATTCCCACACCGGTCTTCGGCGATGGGTCTCTGTATGTGGTGAGCGGGCCGAAGAGCCCGACGATGGCGATCCGCCCTGGCGGTCGCGGCGATGTGACCGAAACGCACGTCCGTTGGCGAAATACGCGCGGGGCTCCGTTTGTTCCGTCTGCGATATTAGTGGGCGAGCGGTACTATCTGGTCGACGATGCGGGAATTGCCACCTGCCTGAACGGGACTGATGGAAAGCGCGTGTGGCAAAAACGATTATCGGGTGCCTTCACCGCCTCTCCTGTTGCCGGAGACCAAAAGATCTATTTCACCAATGAACGTGGCGAAACGACCGTGATTGCCGCCGCAAAGCGCGGTTACAAACGATTGGCACTCAATTCTGTAGGTGAACCGGTGTTTGCCTCCCCGGCGATATCTCAAGGCTGTCTTTTTATGCGCACCAATCGGCATCTGCTCTGTATTGACGGTCGTGGCGACGATGATCAATGA
- a CDS encoding DUF4291 domain-containing protein — protein MNTGPPLRQIRAQFDDQTIRVYQAYSPQIATRALRAQTFVSPFKMSRMTWIKPSFLWMMYRCGWGTKPGQERVLAIDISREGFEWALRNSCLSHFDAAHDETEEQWSRRKEKSPVRIQWDPERDVRLERMEHRSIQIGLSEAAIEKYVHEWIQRISDVTDLARRLETAVANNDAASVQSSLPVELPYSVPSDIQSRIGMQIND, from the coding sequence ATGAATACGGGACCACCATTGCGACAAATTCGGGCACAGTTTGATGACCAGACAATACGTGTCTACCAAGCGTATTCACCGCAGATTGCGACGCGGGCATTACGTGCCCAAACGTTCGTTTCCCCCTTTAAGATGTCGCGGATGACTTGGATCAAACCGTCGTTTCTGTGGATGATGTACCGTTGCGGTTGGGGAACAAAACCGGGGCAGGAGCGCGTTCTGGCGATTGATATTTCGCGAGAAGGATTTGAATGGGCGCTTCGCAATAGCTGCCTGAGCCATTTTGATGCTGCCCACGACGAAACCGAAGAACAATGGTCGCGCCGCAAAGAGAAATCGCCCGTCCGAATTCAGTGGGACCCGGAACGCGATGTCCGGCTGGAGCGAATGGAACATCGGTCGATTCAAATTGGGCTATCCGAGGCCGCCATTGAGAAATACGTCCACGAATGGATTCAACGCATCAGTGATGTCACCGATTTGGCCCGCAGACTCGAAACCGCAGTCGCTAACAATGATGCCGCATCAGTGCAATCTTCACTTCCCGTGGAACTCCCGTATTCAGTACCGTCTGACATCCAATCGCGCATTGGAATGCAAATCAACGATTAA
- a CDS encoding YdjY domain-containing protein has translation MRTFPQILLLLLVTCGILSTARASDKQAAEKPATKEKAADALVKLNPEGTVLLDLKGKRVLLKTKIVQREAVLEFFCCLSQTMEHESIVSLDSKAMFIHAALLRIGAKPGKPAQFEPEYKPPTGQKIDIFVQWRDKKKTLHRVRAQDWVQRVTRRFYSVPMEKLPNDLKIPAESELRYDKFAKELLWFGPMTVEQKKRLLAWSKDAAYKKGIEKFFDDSQPRKMKADWIFAGSQFVRDEPGGPEYYLAESGQIISVANFSSSVIDVAMKSTDSEANLLFEAATDQIPPLGTEVTVELIPQFKPVKGKATKKPAAAPGKLPAKSSSK, from the coding sequence ATGCGAACATTTCCGCAAATTCTGCTTCTGCTTTTAGTAACCTGCGGAATATTGTCGACAGCCCGCGCCTCTGACAAACAGGCTGCTGAAAAACCGGCTACTAAGGAGAAAGCTGCCGATGCCTTGGTCAAATTGAATCCAGAAGGAACCGTTTTGCTGGACTTGAAAGGCAAACGCGTTTTGCTGAAGACCAAAATTGTGCAACGCGAAGCAGTGCTGGAGTTTTTCTGCTGTTTGTCTCAAACCATGGAACACGAATCGATCGTCTCCTTGGATTCCAAGGCGATGTTCATCCATGCCGCTTTGCTGCGAATTGGTGCCAAGCCGGGCAAGCCGGCGCAATTTGAACCGGAATACAAACCGCCCACCGGCCAAAAGATCGACATCTTTGTGCAATGGCGGGATAAAAAGAAAACACTGCATCGCGTTCGCGCACAAGATTGGGTGCAGCGCGTCACGCGGCGGTTCTATTCGGTGCCGATGGAAAAATTGCCGAATGATCTGAAAATCCCCGCCGAATCGGAATTGCGCTACGACAAATTCGCCAAGGAATTGCTGTGGTTCGGTCCCATGACAGTGGAACAAAAAAAACGCCTGCTCGCTTGGAGCAAGGATGCGGCCTATAAAAAGGGAATTGAGAAATTTTTTGACGACAGCCAACCGCGCAAAATGAAGGCCGATTGGATCTTTGCCGGCAGTCAATTCGTGCGCGACGAACCGGGGGGACCGGAATACTATTTGGCCGAATCGGGACAGATTATCAGCGTCGCCAATTTTTCCTCCTCGGTCATCGACGTGGCCATGAAGAGCACCGATTCTGAGGCGAACCTGCTTTTCGAGGCGGCGACCGATCAGATCCCTCCTCTCGGCACCGAAGTCACCGTCGAGTTGATTCCGCAATTCAAACCGGTCAAAGGTAAAGCGACGAAAAAACCGGCCGCAGCACCGGGAAAGTTGCCGGCAAAATCATCGAGCAAATGA
- a CDS encoding alpha/beta hydrolase: protein MHQPAIEFFTASDGYRLHYRRWRAAHDKPRGTIVALHGIQSHSGWYSASSRQLCEAGYDVLFMDRRGSGLNERSRGDAPHADRLLNDVAQFLQWVRFTNEPGGQAPVILMSVSWGGKLAALTAARRPELLDGLALLYPGIRTKIRATARQNFKLSLADVGGAQKKRVPIPLQDPSLFTTDPDWQTYISRDPLTLREVTVGFLLVNRQMDRQLLDAPDCIVCPSLLMLAGQDRIIDNRATRGYFLRFASHQRKLIEYADAAHTLEFEPNRDEAVRDLLYWIDTIS, encoded by the coding sequence GTGCATCAACCGGCGATTGAATTCTTTACCGCTTCCGATGGATATCGCCTGCATTACCGCCGGTGGAGGGCGGCCCACGACAAGCCGCGGGGGACAATCGTCGCCTTGCACGGCATTCAAAGTCACTCCGGATGGTATTCCGCGTCCAGCCGCCAGCTGTGCGAGGCGGGTTATGACGTGCTCTTTATGGATCGCCGCGGATCGGGCTTAAACGAACGCAGCCGTGGCGATGCCCCGCATGCGGACCGGTTGTTGAACGACGTGGCGCAGTTCCTGCAGTGGGTTCGTTTTACCAATGAGCCTGGTGGACAGGCTCCCGTGATCTTGATGTCGGTCAGTTGGGGCGGGAAATTGGCTGCACTCACGGCAGCGCGGCGACCGGAGTTGCTCGACGGTTTGGCTTTGCTGTATCCCGGCATCCGCACCAAAATCCGCGCGACGGCTAGGCAAAACTTCAAACTGTCACTCGCCGATGTGGGAGGCGCGCAAAAAAAACGTGTGCCGATTCCGCTGCAGGATCCCAGTCTGTTCACCACTGATCCCGATTGGCAAACCTACATTTCTCGCGATCCGCTCACCTTGCGCGAAGTGACCGTGGGGTTTCTGCTGGTCAATCGACAAATGGATCGGCAATTGCTCGATGCGCCCGATTGCATCGTGTGTCCCTCGCTCCTGATGCTCGCCGGGCAAGACCGTATCATCGACAATCGCGCGACACGCGGCTATTTCCTGCGTTTCGCATCCCATCAACGCAAGCTGATTGAATATGCCGATGCGGCACATACTTTGGAGTTCGAGCCGAATCGTGACGAAGCGGTGCGGGACTTGTTGTACTGGATCGATACGATCAGCTAG
- a CDS encoding ABC transporter permease, whose product MLRKLVVSTLFYYWRTNLAVLLGVAAATAVIGGALVVGDSVKDSLRQMTLDRLGQIDHVLTGPRFFEESLADRLDAQTSEKYQPLAPAIVMQASLETERTGDAQLLRRAGQVNLYGIDTRLWDLTEHGDTLLPTDQDLVLSSNLATALGVTVGETLVVSLEIPSSVPRDSLLGKNDDDVREIVLTVSAILPQESGVGRLGLHPSQQLPLNAFISLDTLQETLDLDQRRRSRSLPDGRVARINALFAAAKSAADRVPQGADELNTAVSDVLTLADLDLRVRENKTPAYLSLESSRLILETAVADAAEELAGKADTTSPVLVYLINEFRSGKADDAFSMYSVVAGLDADVFTSDAKKPFGPFEFVGEPPEQPLGDNDIILNSWLAEDLQVGVGDEITLAYFLAGSKGELGDETRTFTVRGITKLDGSPAADLGLTPEVKGITDVDTMDDWEQPFEMDMGRITSRDDSYWTEYRGTPKAFVTLETAQKLWTSRYGDLTSFRFVPGGGETLQAARERWERELPKKLSPDKIGMVFQPIKALGLMAASGTTDFSGLFIGFSFFIILSATILVGLLFRLGIEQRATGVGLLLAVGFTPKQTRNMLLAEGLAIVAIGGLLGVGLAIAYAHLMVYGLKTWWIGAIGTRFLLVSIHPGSLIIGWAISVIVAMLAVWWAMRGINAIPVRRLLSGDAQKSKPVTTAAPRLSKTFKISAGLSIILTVGVLTGLVPQSEAFGGFSWTIVCFFVVGISLLVASLALLSYRLAADTRTSIQGRGLAGLRRLSRQNAARNRSRSVLTAGLIASATFVVAAVAAGHRNPAVERPDKDSGNGGYTFVAESSQPILFDLNSEDGRAEFGLDDDASKAALKTVHSIAQFRVRPGEDASCLNIFQTRLPTILGVPRQLIDPPDGQRRFKFADTPGENPWKLLDEPQEDGTIPVLGDMNTLMYSLHKGIGQTVDVPGGKKLKIMGMFDGSVFQGQLLMSATNFDRVFPHAKGGSQYFLIDVAYDDNKSLAENRQVAEGVEKVLESKIGRGFDAQFVSDRLASFLAVQNTYLSTFLALGGLGLLLGTFGLATVMLRNVFERRNELALMRAVGFRNMSLVWLVLWENGLLLVWGLAAGTLSALAAMLPHLLTTGADVPWGMGAEVLAAIFLAGMFAALFAVRKAVQTPVLETLRGE is encoded by the coding sequence ATGCTACGCAAACTAGTTGTCTCCACACTGTTTTACTATTGGCGCACGAATCTCGCTGTGTTGCTGGGGGTCGCTGCAGCGACGGCGGTGATCGGCGGCGCGCTGGTCGTGGGCGATTCGGTCAAAGACAGCTTGCGGCAAATGACGCTTGACCGGCTGGGACAAATCGATCATGTCCTGACCGGCCCACGATTCTTTGAGGAATCACTGGCCGACCGGCTTGATGCGCAAACCAGTGAAAAGTATCAGCCGCTCGCGCCGGCAATCGTCATGCAGGCCAGCCTCGAAACCGAGCGGACCGGTGATGCGCAACTTTTAAGGCGCGCGGGACAGGTCAATCTGTATGGTATTGATACGCGACTGTGGGATCTGACCGAGCATGGCGATACACTGTTGCCGACGGATCAAGACTTGGTTCTGAGCAGCAATCTGGCTACGGCGCTCGGCGTGACTGTCGGCGAGACATTGGTGGTCTCGCTCGAAATCCCCAGTTCCGTCCCGCGTGATTCCTTGTTGGGTAAAAACGACGACGACGTGCGCGAGATCGTGCTGACCGTCTCGGCAATTCTCCCGCAAGAATCGGGCGTCGGTCGTTTGGGACTGCACCCCAGCCAACAGTTACCGCTCAACGCATTCATCTCGCTCGACACGCTGCAGGAGACGCTCGATTTGGACCAGCGGCGGCGGTCGCGGAGTCTGCCCGACGGTCGCGTCGCGCGCATCAACGCCCTGTTCGCCGCCGCCAAGTCCGCCGCAGACCGCGTCCCACAAGGCGCCGACGAACTCAATACGGCCGTCAGTGACGTGTTGACGTTGGCCGATTTGGATTTGCGTGTGCGTGAGAACAAAACCCCCGCGTATCTATCACTCGAATCTTCACGGTTGATTTTAGAAACCGCCGTGGCCGATGCTGCGGAGGAATTGGCTGGGAAGGCGGACACGACCTCACCGGTGTTGGTCTATTTGATCAATGAATTTCGCTCCGGTAAGGCGGACGATGCGTTTTCGATGTATTCCGTCGTCGCCGGATTAGACGCCGATGTTTTCACCAGCGATGCCAAGAAACCATTCGGACCGTTTGAGTTTGTTGGCGAACCGCCAGAACAGCCCTTGGGTGACAACGACATCATTCTCAACTCCTGGCTGGCTGAGGATCTGCAGGTCGGCGTTGGCGATGAAATTACACTGGCGTACTTTTTGGCCGGATCGAAGGGTGAATTGGGAGACGAGACGCGGACCTTTACGGTGCGGGGTATTACGAAACTCGACGGTTCACCGGCGGCGGATCTGGGTTTGACGCCCGAGGTTAAAGGGATCACCGATGTCGACACCATGGACGATTGGGAACAGCCGTTCGAGATGGACATGGGCCGCATCACCTCGCGTGATGATAGCTATTGGACGGAATATCGCGGCACGCCGAAGGCGTTTGTGACGTTAGAGACCGCGCAGAAGTTATGGACCAGCCGTTATGGCGATTTAACGTCGTTTCGATTCGTACCGGGGGGCGGCGAAACGTTGCAAGCGGCGCGCGAGCGTTGGGAGCGAGAGCTTCCCAAGAAATTATCGCCAGACAAAATCGGCATGGTGTTTCAACCGATCAAAGCGCTGGGCTTGATGGCCGCCAGCGGGACGACGGATTTCAGCGGGCTGTTTATTGGTTTTAGTTTCTTCATCATTCTCTCCGCAACCATCTTAGTGGGGCTGTTGTTTCGACTGGGGATCGAACAACGTGCGACGGGTGTCGGATTGTTGTTGGCGGTGGGATTCACTCCGAAACAAACCCGCAACATGCTGCTGGCTGAAGGATTGGCGATTGTTGCAATCGGGGGGCTGCTGGGGGTGGGATTGGCGATTGCTTATGCGCATTTGATGGTGTACGGCTTAAAGACGTGGTGGATCGGCGCGATTGGGACGCGTTTTTTACTGGTCTCGATTCACCCCGGTAGCTTGATTATCGGTTGGGCGATTTCGGTGATCGTCGCCATGCTCGCCGTTTGGTGGGCCATGCGGGGGATCAATGCGATTCCGGTGCGGCGACTGCTTTCTGGCGATGCTCAAAAATCAAAACCGGTTACAACTGCGGCGCCGCGACTCTCGAAAACCTTCAAAATCAGCGCTGGACTGTCGATCATACTGACCGTGGGGGTGCTGACCGGGCTGGTTCCGCAGAGTGAAGCGTTTGGTGGATTCTCCTGGACGATCGTCTGCTTCTTCGTGGTGGGGATTTCGCTGTTGGTGGCATCGCTGGCGCTGTTGTCCTATCGACTGGCTGCGGACACGCGGACGTCGATTCAGGGACGAGGCCTGGCTGGATTGCGACGGCTTAGCCGGCAGAATGCGGCGCGGAATCGTTCGCGGAGCGTGCTGACTGCTGGGTTAATCGCCTCGGCCACTTTTGTCGTGGCCGCCGTGGCCGCCGGACACCGCAACCCGGCGGTCGAACGCCCCGATAAGGACTCGGGCAACGGTGGCTATACGTTCGTTGCCGAGTCGTCACAACCGATTCTGTTCGATCTAAATTCCGAAGATGGGCGAGCGGAATTTGGCCTCGACGATGACGCTTCTAAAGCGGCGCTGAAGACGGTGCATTCCATCGCGCAATTCCGTGTCCGCCCCGGTGAGGATGCGAGTTGTTTGAACATCTTCCAAACTCGCCTGCCGACCATCCTCGGCGTCCCCCGGCAATTGATCGATCCGCCCGATGGCCAACGCCGCTTCAAGTTTGCTGATACGCCGGGCGAGAATCCGTGGAAGTTGTTGGACGAACCGCAGGAGGACGGCACGATTCCCGTGTTGGGCGACATGAATACCCTCATGTACAGTCTGCACAAGGGCATCGGTCAAACGGTCGACGTGCCGGGCGGTAAGAAACTCAAGATCATGGGCATGTTCGACGGCAGCGTGTTTCAGGGACAATTGCTGATGTCAGCAACGAATTTCGATCGTGTGTTTCCGCATGCAAAAGGAGGCTCGCAATATTTTCTGATCGACGTCGCCTACGACGACAACAAGTCGCTCGCCGAAAACCGCCAGGTCGCTGAGGGCGTGGAAAAAGTATTGGAGTCCAAAATCGGTCGTGGATTCGACGCGCAATTTGTCTCGGACCGCTTAGCCAGTTTTTTAGCCGTGCAGAATACGTATCTCTCCACGTTTTTGGCACTGGGTGGTCTAGGGCTACTGCTGGGTACCTTTGGCTTGGCAACAGTGATGCTGCGGAATGTTTTCGAACGGCGGAACGAATTGGCACTGATGCGTGCCGTCGGATTTCGCAACATGAGCCTCGTCTGGCTGGTGCTATGGGAAAACGGCCTGCTCTTGGTCTGGGGACTGGCAGCCGGCACGCTCTCAGCACTAGCCGCCATGCTCCCACACCTGCTCACAACCGGAGCCGACGTCCCCTGGGGAATGGGAGCCGAAGTCCTAGCGGCGATCTTCTTAGCCGGCATGTTCGCCGCACTCTTCGCCGTCCGCAAAGCCGTCCAAACCCCCGTTCTAGAAACACTGCGCGGTGAATAA
- a CDS encoding DUF1571 domain-containing protein → MTRKPRHHALPAGATRPNFLAVLITCSAIGVLVLNFQLEPARAVSRNTLKRPVISQIAPRAASPDVASDATAENGGTTDEQDKSSAMLGAVCRGRVALLLNIALLEDGIRMLEKHPGYSANFHKQEWLDEAEELTELQTIEIKNRHQPFSVYMHWLNGDAGREVLFVEGQHGNKMVVHAGGNGLKSKLTLSIAPDSSIAMGESRHPITQAGLLNLAKTMAQFRRRDLAHGDSVECCMGQEQLFNERPCYSFTLNFQDEEVEADYRKSVVLIDKEWSIPVLVQNFGWYDTEDEEMAKLTPEQLDEETFLEYYAFSNIDFDTELRSDDFEKDSPKYRF, encoded by the coding sequence ATGACGCGAAAGCCACGCCACCACGCCCTCCCTGCGGGCGCGACACGTCCCAATTTTTTGGCCGTGCTGATCACCTGCTCCGCCATTGGAGTTCTGGTTCTCAATTTTCAATTGGAACCGGCCCGCGCCGTTTCCCGCAACACGTTGAAACGGCCAGTGATCTCACAAATCGCGCCGCGTGCCGCATCACCGGATGTAGCCAGCGATGCCACAGCCGAAAACGGCGGTACTACCGACGAACAAGATAAAAGTTCGGCGATGCTCGGTGCGGTCTGCCGCGGTCGAGTCGCCTTGTTGCTCAATATCGCGCTGTTGGAAGACGGCATTCGCATGTTGGAAAAGCATCCCGGTTATTCGGCGAACTTTCACAAACAGGAATGGTTGGACGAAGCCGAAGAACTCACCGAATTGCAGACCATCGAAATCAAGAACCGTCACCAACCGTTTAGCGTCTATATGCATTGGCTCAATGGCGACGCCGGTCGCGAAGTATTGTTTGTCGAAGGCCAACACGGCAACAAAATGGTTGTACACGCCGGCGGCAACGGGCTGAAAAGCAAACTCACTTTGTCCATTGCCCCCGACAGTTCCATCGCCATGGGCGAATCCCGCCATCCGATCACCCAAGCCGGTCTGCTGAACCTCGCAAAAACCATGGCCCAGTTTCGCCGCCGAGATTTGGCACACGGCGACAGCGTCGAATGCTGTATGGGGCAAGAACAACTGTTCAACGAACGCCCTTGTTACAGTTTCACGCTTAACTTCCAAGACGAAGAGGTCGAAGCGGACTACCGGAAATCGGTTGTTCTCATCGACAAGGAATGGTCCATCCCCGTGCTCGTCCAAAACTTTGGATGGTACGACACCGAAGATGAAGAGATGGCCAAACTGACTCCGGAACAGTTGGACGAAGAAACCTTCTTAGAATACTACGCCTTTTCAAACATCGATTTCGATACCGAATTGCGGAGCGATGATTTCGAAAAGGACAGCCCCAAGTACCGCTTCTAA
- the hisA gene encoding 1-(5-phosphoribosyl)-5-[(5-phosphoribosylamino)methylideneamino]imidazole-4-carboxamide isomerase, producing MELLPAIDLRDGKCVRLRQGDYDQETIFGDNPAEMAARWESEGASRLHLVDLDGAKVGRPVNLDAVRGIVEGVSIPCQLGGGIRDEASIQLLLDDVGIQRVIVGTQALKHPDWFREMAEKYPGRLILGVDARDGMVATEGWLEVSKTSAIELTQKYAGLDLAAVIYTNIANDGMMAGIDDGTLRDFAELAKTGIPVIASGGVTTLKDIEALLEVERQHPGVNGAIIGRALYEGTIQLPEAVTLVQK from the coding sequence ATGGAATTGCTCCCCGCGATCGACCTGCGTGACGGAAAATGTGTCCGCCTGCGACAAGGTGATTACGACCAAGAAACGATCTTTGGCGATAATCCGGCTGAAATGGCTGCGCGCTGGGAAAGCGAAGGGGCCAGCCGTTTGCATCTGGTCGACTTGGACGGTGCCAAAGTCGGTCGCCCGGTGAACCTCGATGCTGTGCGGGGGATTGTCGAAGGGGTCAGTATTCCCTGCCAACTTGGCGGTGGTATTCGCGACGAAGCGTCGATTCAATTGTTGCTCGACGATGTCGGCATTCAACGGGTGATTGTTGGCACACAGGCGCTCAAGCACCCCGACTGGTTTCGCGAAATGGCGGAAAAATATCCCGGCCGTTTGATTCTAGGGGTCGATGCCCGCGACGGCATGGTCGCCACCGAAGGCTGGCTGGAAGTTTCCAAAACTTCGGCCATCGAGTTAACACAAAAATATGCCGGGTTGGACCTGGCTGCGGTGATTTACACCAACATCGCCAACGACGGCATGATGGCCGGTATTGATGACGGCACGCTGCGGGACTTTGCCGAATTAGCAAAAACCGGCATCCCCGTCATCGCCTCTGGCGGCGTGACGACACTCAAAGACATCGAAGCTTTGTTAGAAGTCGAGCGCCAACATCCCGGCGTAAACGGAGCAATCATCGGCCGCGCACTGTACGAGGGAACAATTCAACTCCCCGAAGCCGTGACGCTGGTCCAAAAATAA
- a CDS encoding alpha/beta hydrolase, which translates to MKCLQSFGACDADTPTPRTSRTKFFVCLALVAGACLLAAPRGAQAQANDPKPIQPPRDVTFKTKDRIDLAGTYWESNVGREAPVILMLHREGGNRLEWTKGIASSLQLAGYAVISVDLRGHGQSKVNAGANNQNRQRNKLKLIPQDYKNMVGYDLEAVKAFILEEHQDSNLNMNKTGIVGAEMGAAVAVSYALLDWNKPPHPDGIGADRTPRGQDVRALVLLSPEKVPGLPYARPLTVLRNPEWNVHLLVAVGNQDRDGLREAEKLYELFNKVGQNENRSFLQIYPGKLRGSDLLTPKELNVETHITKFFEQSLKSLPANWRNRRSKLYSE; encoded by the coding sequence ATGAAGTGTTTGCAATCATTCGGCGCATGCGACGCCGACACGCCAACCCCAAGAACCTCTCGCACGAAATTTTTCGTCTGCTTAGCTTTGGTCGCAGGAGCCTGCCTGTTGGCGGCGCCGCGTGGAGCGCAAGCACAGGCCAACGACCCCAAACCGATCCAACCGCCGCGCGACGTCACCTTCAAAACCAAGGACCGCATCGACCTCGCCGGGACCTATTGGGAATCCAACGTCGGCCGAGAGGCACCGGTGATTTTGATGTTGCACCGCGAAGGGGGGAACCGACTGGAGTGGACCAAAGGAATTGCATCCTCGTTGCAACTCGCCGGCTATGCGGTGATTTCAGTCGACCTGCGCGGCCACGGACAAAGCAAAGTCAATGCGGGGGCCAATAACCAAAACCGCCAGCGGAACAAACTGAAGTTGATTCCGCAAGATTATAAAAACATGGTGGGGTACGATCTCGAAGCGGTGAAGGCATTCATCTTAGAAGAACACCAAGACAGCAACCTGAACATGAACAAAACCGGAATTGTCGGCGCTGAGATGGGTGCTGCCGTCGCCGTATCGTATGCTCTACTCGATTGGAATAAACCGCCGCATCCCGATGGAATTGGTGCCGACCGCACGCCGCGCGGGCAAGATGTACGGGCCTTGGTCTTGCTGTCACCGGAAAAGGTTCCCGGTTTACCTTACGCCCGACCGCTGACCGTCCTACGCAATCCAGAATGGAATGTGCACTTGCTAGTTGCCGTCGGCAACCAGGACAGAGACGGGCTACGCGAGGCCGAAAAACTTTACGAACTGTTCAACAAAGTGGGGCAGAACGAAAACCGCAGCTTCCTGCAAATCTACCCAGGCAAATTGCGCGGCTCTGATTTATTGACCCCCAAAGAACTGAACGTCGAAACACATATCACGAAGTTCTTCGAACAATCGCTCAAAAGTTTGCCGGCGAATTGGCGAAACCGCAGAAGCAAACTTTATAGCGAGTGA